From one Rhizobium sp. CIAT894 genomic stretch:
- a CDS encoding SDR family oxidoreductase has protein sequence MSDAPVVLVTGGSRGIGAAVCRLAARQGWRVAVNYASNRKAADAVVAAIVESGGEAVAIEGDVGKTADIASMFAAVDQHFGRLDGLVNNAGIVDYPQRVDEMSAERIERMLRINVTGSMLCAAQAIRRMSSRHGGQGGAIVNVSSMAAILGSATQYVDYAASKAAIDTFTIGLAREVAAEGIRVNAIRPGIIETDLHASGGLPDRAREMAPSVPMQRAGSPEEVADAILYLLSPSASYVTGAILNVSGGR, from the coding sequence ATGAGCGATGCCCCTGTTGTTCTCGTGACCGGCGGAAGCCGGGGCATCGGCGCTGCGGTCTGCCGCCTCGCCGCCCGCCAGGGCTGGCGTGTCGCGGTGAATTACGCTTCCAATCGCAAGGCCGCCGATGCCGTCGTTGCGGCGATCGTCGAAAGTGGCGGCGAGGCCGTGGCGATTGAAGGCGATGTCGGCAAGACTGCGGATATCGCCTCGATGTTTGCGGCCGTCGACCAGCATTTCGGCCGGCTCGACGGTCTCGTCAACAATGCCGGCATCGTCGACTATCCGCAGCGGGTCGACGAGATGTCGGCCGAGCGGATCGAGCGCATGCTGCGCATCAACGTGACCGGTTCCATGCTCTGCGCCGCGCAGGCTATACGCCGCATGTCGAGCCGGCACGGCGGGCAGGGCGGGGCGATCGTCAACGTCTCGTCGATGGCGGCGATCCTGGGTTCGGCGACGCAATATGTGGATTATGCCGCCTCGAAGGCGGCGATCGACACGTTCACCATTGGGCTGGCACGCGAGGTTGCCGCCGAGGGCATCCGCGTGAATGCGATAAGACCTGGCATCATCGAAACCGACCTCCATGCTTCGGGCGGGCTGCCGGACCGGGCGCGCGAAATGGCGCCGTCTGTCCCGATGCAGCGCGCGGGTTCGCCCGAGGAGGTGGCGGATGCGATCCTCTATCTTCTTTCTCCTTCGGCTTCCTATGTAACCGGCGCCATCCTCAATGTGAGCGGCGGCCGCTAG
- a CDS encoding DUF4241 domain-containing protein, whose product MRNRIMRAARLLLCAAAAHVPVSAAAAGFDIGKASSNFELVTLSDAELSGRSIGVIHMGNVELTSGRIVAADPLAQPDRPALARTVAPGDYPVTLYKAFGRIAAAGMRFADGKPDHWELAVLPGQDPATLKDDEIFGYPVDAGVGCYMDAETLALIDEREAQVQAQKPDADINYYDDVLAADLDANKGTYALHRPVAGKKGNVAVFWSGWGDGFYPVFWGLDKDGRALVLLTDFSVIENADGKREPKLQ is encoded by the coding sequence ATGCGGAACCGGATCATGCGAGCGGCGCGCCTTCTTCTCTGCGCTGCCGCCGCGCATGTCCCGGTCTCCGCGGCGGCCGCCGGCTTCGATATCGGCAAGGCAAGCAGCAATTTCGAGCTGGTGACGCTCAGCGATGCCGAACTCTCCGGCCGGTCGATCGGCGTGATCCATATGGGCAATGTCGAGCTGACCTCGGGGCGCATCGTCGCGGCCGATCCGCTCGCTCAGCCCGATCGTCCGGCGCTGGCAAGAACGGTTGCGCCGGGCGACTATCCGGTAACGCTCTACAAAGCCTTCGGCCGCATCGCCGCCGCCGGCATGCGGTTTGCCGACGGCAAGCCGGATCATTGGGAGCTTGCGGTCCTGCCGGGACAGGATCCGGCGACGCTGAAGGATGACGAGATTTTCGGCTATCCGGTCGATGCGGGGGTCGGCTGCTACATGGATGCGGAGACACTCGCTCTGATCGACGAGCGTGAAGCGCAGGTGCAGGCTCAGAAGCCTGACGCCGACATCAATTATTACGACGACGTGCTGGCCGCCGATCTCGATGCCAATAAGGGCACCTATGCGCTGCACCGGCCGGTCGCCGGCAAGAAGGGCAATGTCGCGGTGTTCTGGAGCGGCTGGGGCGACGGTTTCTATCCGGTTTTCTGGGGCCTCGACAAAGACGGCCGCGCGCTGGTGCTGCTGACGGATTTCAGCGTGATCGAGAATGCCGACGGGAAAAGGGAGCCGAAGCTGCAATGA
- the odhB gene encoding 2-oxoglutarate dehydrogenase complex dihydrolipoyllysine-residue succinyltransferase, producing MATEIRVPTLGESVSEATVGTWFKKVGDAIKADEPILELETDKVTIEVPAPASGTLSEIVAAAGETVGLGALLGQISAGAGAAAAPAAAAPAATPAQPAPATAPQPAPVAAAASSSSASVSTMPPAPAASKMLAENNLSADQIDGSGKRGQVLKGDVIAAVAKGISAPAAAPAAPVAARGPSTVEDASREERVKMTRLRQTIAKRLKDAQNTAAMLTTYNEVDMKAVMDLRNKYKDIFEKKHGVKLGFMGFFTKAVTHALKELPAVNAEIDGTDVIYKNYCHVGMAVGTDKGLVVPVIRDADQMSIAEIEKELGRLAKAARDGSLSMADMQGGTFTITNGGVYGSLMSSPILNAPQSGILGMHKIQERPVAIGGQVVIRPMMYLALSYDHRIVDGKEAVTFLVRVKESLEDPERLVLDL from the coding sequence ATGGCCACAGAAATCCGCGTTCCAACTCTCGGTGAATCCGTCAGCGAGGCAACCGTCGGCACCTGGTTCAAGAAGGTCGGCGACGCCATCAAGGCCGATGAGCCGATTCTCGAGCTTGAAACCGACAAGGTGACCATCGAAGTTCCCGCACCCGCCTCCGGTACGCTCTCGGAAATCGTCGCTGCCGCCGGCGAGACCGTCGGCCTCGGCGCGCTGCTCGGCCAGATCTCCGCAGGTGCCGGCGCCGCCGCAGCACCGGCTGCGGCTGCACCGGCCGCAACGCCTGCCCAGCCAGCCCCGGCCACTGCTCCCCAGCCGGCGCCCGTTGCCGCTGCTGCATCGTCGTCGAGCGCCTCCGTCTCCACCATGCCGCCGGCACCGGCGGCTTCGAAGATGCTTGCCGAAAACAATCTTTCCGCCGATCAGATCGACGGCAGCGGCAAGCGCGGCCAGGTGCTGAAGGGCGATGTCATCGCCGCCGTCGCCAAGGGTATTTCCGCTCCGGCAGCAGCGCCCGCCGCTCCGGTCGCGGCGCGCGGCCCGTCGACGGTCGAGGATGCCTCGCGCGAAGAGCGCGTGAAGATGACGCGCCTGCGCCAGACGATCGCCAAGCGCCTCAAGGACGCGCAGAACACCGCCGCCATGCTGACCACCTACAATGAGGTGGACATGAAGGCGGTCATGGATCTGCGCAACAAGTACAAGGACATTTTCGAGAAGAAGCACGGCGTCAAGCTCGGCTTCATGGGCTTCTTCACCAAGGCGGTGACGCATGCGCTGAAGGAACTGCCCGCCGTCAACGCCGAGATCGACGGCACCGACGTCATCTACAAGAACTACTGCCATGTCGGCATGGCCGTCGGCACCGACAAGGGCCTCGTCGTTCCTGTCATCCGTGACGCCGACCAGATGTCGATCGCCGAAATCGAGAAGGAACTCGGCCGTCTTGCCAAGGCAGCCCGTGACGGCTCACTTTCCATGGCCGACATGCAGGGCGGCACCTTCACCATCACCAATGGCGGCGTCTACGGTTCGCTGATGTCGTCGCCGATCCTGAACGCGCCGCAGTCCGGCATTCTCGGCATGCACAAGATCCAGGAGCGGCCGGTGGCGATCGGCGGCCAGGTGGTCATCCGTCCGATGATGTATCTGGCGCTGTCCTACGATCACCGCATCGTCGACGGCAAGGAAGCGGTCACCTTCCTCGTGCGCGTCAAGGAAAGCCTGGAAGATCCGGAACGTCTGGTTCTCGATCTCTAG
- a CDS encoding YciI family protein gives MAYFFLRLQPPRPTFPHDGTGEEMAAMKRHVEYWHRHALAGSAIVVGPVFEGEGAFGMAVVEVEDQAAAQALADGDPIIASGFGFRFDILPMPSIILRPPAV, from the coding sequence ATGGCTTATTTCTTTCTGAGACTGCAGCCGCCGCGCCCGACTTTCCCGCATGACGGAACGGGCGAGGAAATGGCGGCGATGAAACGCCATGTCGAATACTGGCACCGCCATGCTCTTGCGGGATCGGCGATCGTCGTCGGTCCCGTCTTTGAGGGTGAAGGCGCCTTCGGCATGGCAGTCGTCGAAGTCGAGGATCAGGCGGCGGCGCAAGCCCTTGCCGACGGCGATCCGATCATCGCTTCCGGCTTCGGTTTCCGTTTCGATATTCTGCCGATGCCCTCGATCATTTTGCGGCCGCCCGCCGTCTGA
- a CDS encoding 2-oxoglutarate dehydrogenase E1 component encodes MARQEANEQFQITSFLDGANAAYIEQLYARYEEDPASVDDQWRTFFKALEDDPSDVKRAAKGASWRKKNWPLQAGGDLVSALDGDWGIVEKVIETKVKAKAAAEGKPADSTDVLQATRDSVRAIMMIRAYRMRGHLHAKLDPLGIAASVDDYRELSPENYGFTSADYDRRIFIDNVLGLEYATIREMIDILERTYCSTLGVEFMHISNPEEKAWIQERIEGPDKGVAFTAEGKKAILAKLIEAEGYEQFLDVKFKGTKRFGLDGGESLIPALEQILKRGGHLGLKEAVFGMAHRGRLNVLSQVMGKPHRAIFHEFKGGSYAPDEVEGSGDVKYHLGASSDREFDGNKVHVSLTANPSHLEIVDPVVMGKARAKQDMNAAVWDGDIIPLSERAKVLPLLIHGDAAFAGQGVIAEILGLSGLRGHRVAGTMHVIINNQIGFTTNPAFSRSSPYPSDVAKMIEAPIFHVNGDDPEAVVYGAKIATEFRMKFHKPVVLDMFCYRRYGHNEGDEPSFTQPKMYKVIRGHKTVLQIYAARLVAEGLLTEGEVEKLKADWRAHLEQEFEAGQHYKPNKADWLDGEWSGLRAADNADEQRRGKTAVPMKTLKEIGRKLSEIPAGFNAHRTIQRFMENRANMIATGEGIDWAMAEALSFGALCVEGSKIRLSGQDCERGTFSQRHSVLYDQETEERYIPLANLSPTQGRYEVINSMLSEEAVLGFEYGYSLARPNALTLWEAQFGDFANGAQVVFDQFISSGERKWLRMSGLVCLLPHGYEGQGPEHSSARLERFLQLCAEDNMQVANVTTPANYFHILRRQLKRDFRKPLILMTPKSLLRHKRAVSTLAEMAGESAFHRLLWDDAEVIKDGPIKLQKDNKIRRVVMCSGKVYYDLLEEREKRGIDDIYLLRVEQLYPFPAKALINELSRFRNAEMVWCQEEPKNMGAWSFIDPFLEWVLAHIDAKYQRVRYTGRPAAASPATGLMSKHLSQLAAFLEDALGG; translated from the coding sequence ATGGCACGGCAAGAAGCCAACGAGCAGTTTCAGATCACCTCGTTTCTGGATGGCGCCAACGCGGCCTATATCGAGCAGCTCTATGCGCGATACGAAGAGGATCCGGCGTCGGTCGACGATCAGTGGCGCACCTTCTTCAAGGCGCTGGAGGACGATCCCAGCGATGTGAAGAGAGCGGCCAAGGGGGCTTCCTGGCGCAAGAAGAACTGGCCGCTTCAGGCCGGCGGCGATCTGGTGTCGGCGCTCGACGGCGACTGGGGCATCGTCGAAAAGGTCATCGAGACCAAGGTGAAAGCGAAGGCTGCCGCTGAGGGCAAGCCCGCCGACAGCACCGACGTTCTGCAGGCGACACGCGATTCCGTGCGCGCCATCATGATGATCCGCGCCTACCGCATGCGTGGCCACCTGCATGCCAAGCTCGACCCGCTCGGCATCGCCGCATCGGTCGACGACTATCGCGAGCTGTCGCCCGAGAATTACGGCTTCACATCAGCCGATTACGACCGCAGGATCTTCATCGATAACGTGCTCGGCCTGGAATACGCGACCATCCGCGAGATGATCGATATTCTCGAGCGCACCTATTGCTCGACGCTCGGCGTCGAATTCATGCATATCTCCAATCCGGAAGAGAAGGCCTGGATCCAGGAGCGTATCGAGGGACCGGACAAGGGCGTGGCTTTCACGGCCGAAGGCAAGAAGGCGATCCTTGCCAAGCTCATCGAAGCCGAAGGCTACGAACAGTTCCTCGACGTCAAGTTCAAGGGCACCAAGCGCTTCGGCCTCGACGGCGGCGAATCGCTGATCCCGGCTTTGGAGCAGATCTTGAAGCGCGGCGGTCATCTCGGCCTCAAGGAAGCCGTCTTCGGCATGGCCCATCGCGGCCGCCTGAACGTGCTGTCCCAGGTCATGGGCAAGCCGCACCGGGCGATCTTCCACGAGTTCAAGGGCGGCTCCTACGCACCCGACGAAGTCGAAGGTTCGGGCGACGTCAAGTACCATCTCGGCGCCTCCTCCGACCGCGAATTCGACGGCAACAAGGTGCATGTCTCGCTGACGGCAAACCCCTCGCATCTTGAAATCGTCGACCCGGTCGTCATGGGCAAGGCCCGCGCCAAGCAGGACATGAATGCGGCCGTCTGGGACGGCGACATCATTCCGCTGTCCGAACGCGCCAAGGTTCTGCCGCTGCTGATTCATGGCGACGCCGCCTTCGCCGGCCAGGGCGTCATTGCCGAAATCCTCGGCCTTTCCGGCCTGCGCGGCCATCGCGTCGCCGGCACCATGCACGTCATCATCAACAACCAGATCGGCTTCACCACGAACCCGGCCTTCTCGCGTTCGTCGCCCTATCCGTCCGACGTCGCCAAGATGATCGAGGCGCCGATCTTCCACGTCAACGGCGACGATCCGGAAGCGGTCGTTTATGGCGCCAAGATCGCCACCGAATTCCGCATGAAGTTCCACAAGCCTGTGGTGCTCGACATGTTCTGCTATCGCCGCTACGGCCACAATGAAGGCGATGAACCGTCCTTCACGCAGCCGAAGATGTACAAGGTCATCCGCGGCCACAAGACCGTGCTGCAGATCTATGCGGCGCGCCTCGTCGCCGAAGGCCTGCTCACCGAAGGTGAAGTCGAGAAACTGAAGGCCGACTGGCGCGCCCATCTCGAACAGGAGTTCGAGGCCGGCCAGCACTATAAGCCGAATAAGGCCGACTGGCTTGATGGCGAGTGGTCGGGCCTGCGCGCGGCCGACAATGCCGACGAGCAGCGCCGCGGCAAAACGGCCGTGCCGATGAAGACGCTGAAGGAAATCGGCCGCAAGCTGTCGGAGATCCCGGCGGGCTTCAATGCGCATCGCACGATCCAGCGTTTCATGGAAAACCGCGCCAACATGATCGCCACCGGCGAGGGCATCGACTGGGCGATGGCTGAGGCGCTCTCCTTCGGCGCGCTTTGTGTCGAGGGCAGCAAGATCCGTCTGTCAGGCCAGGATTGCGAACGCGGCACCTTCTCGCAGCGCCATTCGGTTCTCTACGATCAGGAAACCGAGGAACGCTACATCCCGCTCGCCAATCTCTCGCCGACCCAGGGTCGCTACGAAGTCATCAATTCGATGCTTTCGGAAGAGGCCGTGCTCGGTTTCGAATATGGCTACTCGCTGGCCCGCCCGAATGCGCTGACGCTCTGGGAAGCCCAGTTCGGCGATTTCGCCAACGGCGCGCAGGTGGTTTTCGACCAGTTCATCTCGTCGGGCGAACGCAAATGGCTGCGCATGTCGGGCCTCGTCTGCCTGTTGCCGCACGGTTATGAAGGTCAGGGTCCGGAACATTCCTCGGCCCGCCTCGAGCGTTTCCTGCAGCTTTGCGCAGAAGACAACATGCAGGTCGCCAATGTCACGACGCCGGCGAACTACTTCCATATCCTGCGCCGGCAGCTGAAGCGCGACTTCCGCAAGCCGCTGATCCTGATGACGCCGAAATCACTGCTGCGCCACAAGCGGGCGGTCTCGACGCTTGCCGAAATGGCCGGCGAATCCGCCTTCCATCGCCTGCTCTGGGATGATGCCGAAGTGATCAAGGACGGCCCGATCAAGCTGCAGAAGGACAACAAGATCCGTCGTGTCGTCATGTGCTCCGGCAAGGTCTATTACGATCTTCTCGAGGAACGCGAAAAGCGCGGCATCGACGACATCTATCTTCTGCGTGTCGAACAGCTCTATCCGTTCCCGGCAAAGGCGCTGATCAACGAGCTGTCGCGCTTCCGCAATGCCGAGATGGTCTGGTGCCAGGAAGAGCCGAAGAACATGGGCGCATGGTCGTTCATCGACCCCTTCCTCGAATGGGTGCTCGCCCATATCGATGCAAAGTACCAGCGCGTCCGTTATACCGGCCGTCCGGCCGCCGCCTCACCGGCGACGGGCCTGATGTCCAAGCATCTGTCGCAGCTCGCCGCATTCCTCGAGGATGCATTGGGCGGCTAA
- the sucD gene encoding succinate--CoA ligase subunit alpha, with protein sequence MSILVNKDTKILVQGLTGKTGTFHTEQALAYYGTQMVGGIHPKKGGENWTGAKGESLPIFATVAEGKEKTGANASVIYVPPAGAADAIIEAIDAEIPFITCITEGIPVMDMVRVKARLDRSKSRLLGPNCPGIMTPEECKIGIMPGSIFRKGSVGIVSRSGTLTYEAVFQTSNEGLGQTTAVGIGGDPVKGTEFIDVLEMFLADEATTSIIMIGEIGGSAEEDAAQFLIDEAKKGRKKPMAGFIAGRTAPKGRTMGHAGAVVSGGKGDAESKIAAMEAAGIKVSPSPARLGKTLVEVLKG encoded by the coding sequence ATGTCTATTCTCGTCAATAAAGACACCAAGATCCTCGTTCAGGGTCTGACCGGCAAGACCGGCACGTTCCACACCGAACAGGCGCTGGCCTATTACGGCACGCAGATGGTCGGCGGCATCCACCCGAAGAAGGGCGGCGAAAACTGGACCGGCGCCAAGGGCGAAAGCCTGCCGATCTTCGCAACCGTTGCCGAAGGCAAGGAAAAGACCGGCGCCAACGCATCGGTCATCTATGTTCCGCCGGCCGGTGCTGCCGATGCGATCATCGAAGCGATCGACGCCGAGATCCCGTTCATCACCTGCATCACAGAAGGCATCCCGGTCATGGACATGGTGCGCGTCAAGGCTCGCCTCGACCGTTCCAAGTCGCGACTGCTTGGGCCCAACTGCCCGGGCATCATGACCCCGGAAGAATGCAAGATCGGCATCATGCCGGGCTCGATCTTCCGCAAGGGTTCGGTCGGCATCGTGTCCCGCTCGGGCACGCTGACCTATGAAGCCGTGTTCCAGACCTCCAACGAAGGTCTCGGCCAGACGACGGCCGTCGGCATCGGCGGCGACCCGGTCAAGGGCACCGAGTTCATCGATGTGCTGGAAATGTTCCTGGCCGACGAAGCCACGACCTCGATCATCATGATCGGCGAAATCGGCGGCTCGGCTGAAGAAGACGCGGCCCAGTTCCTCATCGACGAGGCCAAAAAGGGCCGCAAGAAGCCGATGGCTGGCTTCATCGCCGGTCGTACGGCGCCGAAGGGCCGCACCATGGGCCATGCCGGCGCCGTGGTATCCGGCGGCAAGGGCGATGCGGAATCGAAGATCGCGGCGATGGAAGCGGCAGGCATCAAGGTGTCGCCGTCTCCGGCCCGCCTCGGCAAGACGCTGGTTGAAGTCCTCAAGGGCTAA
- the sucC gene encoding ADP-forming succinate--CoA ligase subunit beta gives MNIHEYQAKALLKGYGAPVAEGVAILKVEEAEAAAKSLPGPLYVVKSQIHAGGRGKGKFKELGPEAKGGVRLAKSIDEVIAHAKEMLGHTLVTAQTGEAGKQVNRLYIEDGADIARELYCSLLVDRSVGRVAFVVSTEGGMDIEAVAHDTPEKIQTIAIDPEAGVTAADVAAISKALQLDGAAAEDAKSLFPALYKAFNEKDMALLEVNPLIVMKDGHLRVLDAKMSFDGNALFRHDDVKLLRDETEEDAKEIEASKWDLAYVALDGNIGCMVNGAGLAMATMDIIKLYGKEPANFCDVGGGAGKEKVAAAFKIITADPKVEGILVNIFGGIMKCDVIAEGVIAAVKEVGLKVPLVVRLEGTNVELGKKILNESGLAITAADDLDDAAKKIVAAING, from the coding sequence ATGAACATTCATGAATATCAGGCCAAGGCTCTGCTGAAGGGCTATGGCGCGCCGGTTGCCGAGGGTGTGGCTATTCTCAAGGTGGAGGAAGCCGAGGCTGCCGCCAAGTCGCTTCCCGGCCCGCTTTACGTGGTCAAGAGCCAGATCCATGCCGGCGGCCGCGGCAAGGGCAAGTTCAAGGAACTAGGCCCCGAAGCCAAGGGCGGCGTGCGTCTCGCCAAGTCGATCGACGAAGTGATCGCCCATGCCAAGGAAATGCTTGGTCATACGCTGGTGACGGCCCAGACCGGCGAAGCCGGCAAGCAGGTCAATCGCCTTTACATCGAAGACGGCGCCGACATTGCCCGCGAGCTCTATTGCTCGCTGCTGGTCGACCGCTCGGTCGGTCGTGTGGCTTTCGTGGTTTCCACCGAAGGCGGCATGGATATCGAAGCTGTCGCCCACGACACGCCCGAGAAGATCCAGACGATCGCCATCGATCCGGAAGCCGGCGTGACGGCTGCCGACGTTGCGGCGATCTCCAAGGCTCTGCAGCTCGACGGCGCTGCCGCCGAAGATGCCAAGTCGCTCTTCCCGGCCCTCTACAAGGCCTTCAACGAGAAGGACATGGCGCTGCTCGAGGTCAATCCGCTGATCGTCATGAAGGATGGTCACCTGCGCGTTCTCGACGCGAAGATGTCCTTCGACGGCAATGCGCTCTTCCGTCACGACGACGTCAAGCTGCTGCGCGACGAGACCGAAGAAGACGCCAAGGAAATCGAGGCCTCGAAGTGGGACCTCGCCTATGTCGCGCTCGACGGCAATATCGGCTGCATGGTCAATGGCGCCGGCCTTGCCATGGCGACGATGGATATCATCAAGCTTTACGGTAAAGAGCCGGCTAACTTCTGCGACGTCGGCGGCGGCGCCGGCAAGGAGAAGGTTGCTGCGGCTTTCAAGATCATCACCGCGGACCCCAAGGTCGAAGGCATTCTCGTCAACATCTTCGGCGGCATCATGAAGTGCGATGTCATTGCCGAGGGCGTGATTGCCGCGGTCAAGGAAGTCGGCCTCAAGGTTCCGCTCGTCGTGCGCCTTGAGGGCACCAATGTCGAGCTCGGCAAGAAGATCCTGAACGAGTCGGGTCTCGCCATCACGGCGGCTGACGACTTGGACGATGCGGCCAAGAAGATCGTCGCGGCGATCAACGGCTAA
- the mdh gene encoding malate dehydrogenase produces the protein MARNKIALIGSGMIGGTLAHLAGLKELGDIVLFDIADGIPQGKGLDISQSSPVEGFDVNLTGASDYSAIEGADVCIVTAGVARKPGMSRDDLLGINLKVMEQVGAGIKKYAPNAFVICITNPLDAMVWALQKFSGLPANKVVGMAGVLDSSRFRLFLAKEFNVSVQDVTAFVLGGHGDTMVPLARYSTVGGIPLTDLVTMGWVTKERLEEIIQRTRDGGAEIVGLLKTGSAYYAPAASAIEMAESYLKDKKRVLPCAAHLSGQYGVKDMYVGVPTVIGAGGVERIIEIDLNKTEKEAFDKSVGAVAGLCEACINIAPSLK, from the coding sequence ATGGCGCGTAACAAGATCGCACTCATTGGTTCTGGCATGATTGGTGGCACGCTGGCGCACCTCGCCGGCCTGAAGGAACTGGGCGACATCGTCCTCTTCGATATTGCGGACGGCATTCCCCAGGGCAAGGGTCTCGACATCTCTCAGTCCTCGCCGGTCGAAGGCTTCGACGTCAACCTGACGGGCGCCAGCGACTATTCCGCGATCGAAGGCGCCGACGTCTGCATCGTCACGGCAGGCGTTGCCCGCAAGCCGGGCATGAGCCGCGACGATCTTCTCGGCATCAACCTCAAGGTCATGGAACAGGTCGGCGCCGGCATCAAGAAATATGCCCCGAACGCCTTCGTGATCTGCATCACCAACCCGCTCGACGCCATGGTCTGGGCGTTGCAGAAGTTCTCCGGCCTCCCGGCCAACAAGGTCGTCGGCATGGCCGGCGTTCTCGACTCCTCGCGCTTCCGGCTTTTCCTCGCCAAGGAATTCAACGTTTCGGTCCAGGACGTGACGGCCTTCGTGCTCGGCGGCCATGGCGACACGATGGTGCCGCTCGCCCGTTACTCCACCGTCGGCGGCATTCCGCTCACCGACCTCGTCACCATGGGCTGGGTTACCAAGGAACGTCTCGAAGAGATCATTCAGCGCACCCGTGACGGCGGCGCCGAAATCGTCGGCCTGCTGAAGACCGGCTCGGCCTATTACGCCCCGGCCGCCTCGGCGATCGAGATGGCCGAATCCTACCTCAAGGACAAGAAGCGCGTTCTGCCCTGCGCGGCTCACCTCAGCGGCCAGTACGGCGTCAAGGACATGTATGTCGGCGTTCCCACCGTCATCGGCGCCGGCGGCGTCGAGCGCATCATCGAGATCGATCTCAACAAGACCGAGAAGGAAGCCTTCGACAAGTCCGTCGGCGCCGTCGCCGGTCTCTGCGAAGCCTGCATCAACATCGCGCCTTCGCTGAAGTAG
- the zapE gene encoding cell division protein ZapE, whose translation MQPMPDYALSVCEQLKALTASGTLQVDSAQMDVAKSLDRVLAGLKQRRPAAKSSALGWLFAAKKKSSDGTRGLYIHGSVGRGKTMLMDMFFSMAPCRKKRRAHFHEFMADVHNRIAAHRQKLKNGETKQADPMPPVAAALYEEAELLCFDEFTVTDIADAMILSRLFSELFARGCVLVATSNVEPDNLYTDGLNRGLFLPFVALLKQHVDVVTLDSPTDYRMEKLSSQPVYLVPINDHNDMAMDASWTQALHGRKAQPLDIPMKGRHIHVPLAVDRMARFSFADLCDRPLGAADFLAIAERFDMVFLDHVPLLGPEKRNQIKRFIILVDTFYDHAVRLYISAAAMPEELLVHRRGTEGFEFDRTASRLFEMRSAEYLALHHEKRAAE comes from the coding sequence ATGCAACCCATGCCGGATTACGCGCTCAGCGTCTGCGAACAGCTTAAAGCGCTGACCGCATCGGGCACGCTTCAGGTCGATTCCGCCCAGATGGACGTGGCAAAGAGCCTCGACCGGGTGCTTGCCGGGCTGAAACAGCGGCGGCCGGCGGCAAAATCGAGCGCGCTGGGCTGGCTGTTTGCGGCCAAGAAAAAATCCAGCGACGGCACCAGGGGGCTTTACATCCATGGCAGCGTCGGCCGCGGCAAGACCATGCTGATGGACATGTTCTTCTCGATGGCGCCGTGCAGGAAGAAGCGCCGGGCGCATTTCCACGAATTCATGGCGGATGTGCACAATCGCATCGCGGCGCACCGCCAGAAGCTCAAGAACGGCGAGACGAAGCAGGCCGATCCGATGCCGCCGGTTGCCGCAGCCCTCTACGAGGAAGCGGAACTGCTCTGCTTCGACGAATTCACGGTCACCGACATCGCCGATGCGATGATCCTGTCGCGGCTGTTTTCCGAGCTTTTCGCGCGCGGATGTGTGCTGGTCGCGACCTCCAATGTCGAGCCCGACAATCTCTACACGGATGGTCTCAATCGCGGCCTGTTCCTGCCCTTCGTCGCTCTTCTAAAACAGCATGTCGACGTCGTCACCCTGGATTCGCCGACCGATTACCGGATGGAAAAGTTGAGCAGCCAGCCGGTCTATCTGGTGCCGATCAACGACCATAACGATATGGCGATGGATGCGTCCTGGACGCAGGCACTGCACGGGCGAAAGGCGCAGCCGCTCGATATTCCGATGAAGGGGCGCCACATCCACGTGCCTCTCGCCGTCGATCGCATGGCGCGGTTTTCCTTCGCCGATCTTTGCGACAGACCGCTCGGGGCTGCCGATTTCCTCGCCATCGCCGAGCGCTTCGATATGGTCTTCCTCGATCACGTTCCCTTGCTGGGGCCGGAAAAGCGCAACCAGATCAAGCGGTTCATCATTCTGGTCGACACCTTCTACGATCATGCGGTGCGTCTTTACATTTCTGCGGCGGCGATGCCGGAGGAACTGCTCGTGCATCGCCGCGGCACCGAAGGCTTCGAATTCGACCGCACGGCTTCACGCCTGTTCGAGATGCGCAGCGCCGAATATCTTGCGCTGCACCATGAGAAGCGCGCCGCCGAGTAA